The Spirulina subsalsa PCC 9445 region CTTCTTTCCAGTTCAAGCCACTGGGGTCAATCTTGGCTTCACTCACACTAGCCGTGACGTTGTTGAGGTCAGGAACGCTGATTCCTGCTTTCTCTATGGTGACGGTTTTACTGCTGTGGTCGTATTGAATATTACTAGCACTAAAGTTGAGCAGGTTAGCAATGGTTCCCTCAATGCCAACGTCCTTTTGTTCACATCCCCATTTCCCTTCCTCATAGGTCACGGTCAGATGACCCTTCCCTTTCAAGGCTAGGAGGTCGGGTGAACCCAAATCTATCCCAAAGTCTCCCTCAAATTTCGACTTGTACTTTTCAGATGCTCCGGCAATGGTGGCTTGAGCGTTGGTCAGACTAACGTAATTTCCTAGGGCTAACTTGGGGGCTTTAAGTTGGACTTCTTTCCAGTTCAAGCCACTGGGGTCAATCTTGGCTTCACTCACACTAGCCGTGACGTTGTTGAGGTCAGGAACGCTGATTTCTGCTTTCTCTATGGTGACGGTTTTACTGCTGTGGTCGTATTGNNNNNNNNNNNNNNNNNNNNNNNNNNNNNNNNNNNNNNNNNNNNNNNNNNNNNNNNNNNNNNNNNNNNNNNNNNNNNNNNNNNNNNNNNNNNNNNNNNNNAACGTCCTTTTGTTCACATCCCCATTTCCCTTCCTCATAGGTCACGGTCAGATGACCCTTCCCTTTCAAGGCGAGGAGTTCGGGTGAACCCAAATCTATCCCAAAGTCTCCCTCAAATTTTGACTTATACTTTTCAGATGCCCCGGCAATGGTGGCTTGAGCGTTGGTTAGCTGGACGTAATTCCCTAGGGCTAACTTGGGGGCTTTGAGTTGGACTTCTTTCCAGTTCAAGCCACTGGGGTCAATCTTGGCTTCACTCACACTAGCCGTGACGTTGTTGAGGTCAGGAACGCTAATTCCTGCTTTCTCTATGGTGACGGTTTTGCTGCTGTGGTCGTATTGAATATTACTAGCCTTGAAGGTCAGAAGCTTGGCTATTTCTCCCTCAATGCCAACGTCCTTTTGTTCACATCCCCATTTCCCTTCCTCATAGGTCACGGTCAGATGACCCTTCCCGTTCAAGGCTAGGAGGTCGGGTGAACCCAAATCTATCCCAAAGTCTCCCTCAAATTTCGACTTGTACTTTTCAGATGCTCCAGCAATGGTGGCTTGAGCGTTGGTTAGACTAACGTAATTCCCTAGGGCTAACTTGGGGGCTTTAAGTTGGACTTCTTTCCAGTTCAAACCACTGGGGTCAATCTTGGCTTCACTCACACTAGCCGTGACGTTGTTGAGGTCAGGAACGCTGATTCCTGCTTTCTCTATGGTGACGGTTTTACTGCTGTGGTCGTATTGAATATTACTAGCCTTGAAGGTCAGAAGCTTGGCTATTTCTCCCTCAATGCCAACGTCCTTTTGTTCACATCCCCATTTCCCTTCCTCATAGGTCACGGTCAGATGACCCTTCCCTTTCAAGGCTAGGAGGTCGGGTGAACCCCAAATATATCCCAAAGTCTCCCTCAAATTTCGACTTGTACTTTTCAGATGCTCCGGCAATGGTGGCTTGAGCGTTGGTCAGACTAACGTAATTTCCTAGGGCTAACTTGGGGGCTTTGAGTTGGACTTCTTTCCAGTTCAAACCACTGGGGTCAATCTTGGCTTCACTCACACTAGCCGTGACGTTGTTGAGGTCAGGAACGCTGATTCCTGCTTTCTCTATGGTGACGGTTTTGCTGCTGTGGTCGTATTTAATATTACTAGCCTTGAAGGTCAGAAGCTTGGCTATTTCTCCCTCAATGCCAACGTCCTTTTGTTCACATCCCCATTTCCCTTCCTCATAGGTCACGGTCAGATGACCCTTCCCGTTCAAGGCGAGGAGGTCGGGTGAACCCAAATCTATCCCAAAGTCTCCCTCAAATTTTGACTTGTACTTTTCGCTGGCTCCGGCAATGGTGGCTTGAGCGTTGGTTAAACTAACGTAATTTCCTAGGGCTAACTTGGGGGCTTTAAGTTGGACTTCTTTCCAGTTCAAACCACTGGGGTCAATCTTGGCTTCACTCACACTAGCCGTGACGTTGTTGAGGTCAGGAACGCTGATTCCTGCTTTCTCTATGGTGACGGTTTTGCTGCTGTGGTCGTATTGAATATTACTAGCCTTGAAGGTCAGAAGCTTGGCTATTTCTCCCTCAATGCCAACGTCCTTTTGTTCACATCCCCATTTCCCTTCCTCATAGGTCACGGTCAGATGACCCTTCCCGTTCAATGCTAGGAGGTCGGGTGAACCCAAATCTATCCCAAAGTCTCCCTCAAATTTCGACTTGTACTTTTCGCTGGCTCCGGCAATGTTGGCTTGAGCGTTGGTCAGACTAACGTAATTTCCTAGGGCTAACTTGGGGGCTTTAAGTTGGACTTCTTTCCAGTTCAAGCCACTGGGGTCAATCTTGGCTTCACTCACACTAGCCGTGACGTTGTTGAGGTCAGGAACGCTGATTTCTGCTTTCTCTATGGTGACGGTTTTACTGCTGTGGTCGTATTGAATATTACTAGCACTAAAGTTGAGCAGGTTAGCAATGGTTCCCTCAATGCCAACGTCCTTTTGTTCACATCCCCATTTCCCTTCCTCATAGGTCACGGTCAGATGACCCTTCCCTTTCAAGGCTAGGAGGTCGGGTGAACCCAAATCTATCCCAAAGTCTCCCTCAAATTTTGACTTGTACTTTTCGCTGGCTCCGGCAATGGTGGCTTGAGCGTTGGTCAGACTAACGTAATTGCCTAGGGTTAAATCGGGGGCTTTGAGTTGGACTTCTTTCCAGTTCAATCCCTCCTGATTAATTTGAGCCTGACTGACTGTGGCCTCGACGTTGTTAAGGTCGGGGATTTTTAGCCCAGCTTGTCCAATAATGATGCTTTTCTGGGTGGGGTCGTATTGGAGATTGGTGGCGTTGAATTGGAGGATGTCGGAAATTTGTACCTCTACACCAATATTTTCAGTTTTATAGTCCCATTTTTTCGTTTGGCTCTGATAATTGATTTTGAAAGTTCCCTCGGGTTTGATGGTTGCTAAATCAGAACCTAGATTAAGTTCTACTCTTCCCTGAATATCAAGCCCGTAGTTTTTGCCTTGCTGGTCTAGTTTTAATTTGGGCTGAGTGACTTTTAGCCAGGGGAATAGTTCAATTTCTGTGGGTGTGGATTCTAACCAGGTGGCTGAAAAACTAGAAATTTCTTGGGAAACTTCTTCAACCAAACTGCTGAGGATGGCTGGTACTTGTTCTAGGGTGTGAAGTGACCCGTCTCCTTTACGTTGGATGGTTCTCGCCCTCGAATTTTGCTGGACAACATGGGTAAGCTCATGGGCTAGGAGTTCTTGGCCTTGAAGACTATGGGGTTGATACTTGCCGCGCTGAAAAAAGATATCCTGTCCGGTGGTGAAGGCTAGGGCGTGAATGGAGTGATTTAACTGATGGGATTCTTCATCGGTGTGAATCCGAACACGTCTGAAATCGGTTTGAAAGGCTTCTTCGAGGGGTTCGCGTATATCGCTTGGCAGGGGTTGTCCTTGACCTCGCTGTTGCCGGATGGCTGTTTCAACTTGGGGGGTGACGGTTGTCCCAAGAGGGCTAGAAGTTGGGGTGATTTGGGGGAGGATGGGTTTGGCTTGGATGGTTTGGGATGGGTTGGGAGTCGGGATAGTTTTATGATGTATCTTTTGCATGACTTGAGCGGCCATGCGGTCGGCTTCTTGCTCGTGGCGATTCCTTTGGAAGGCTACGCTAACGCCTGCTGGGGTAATTGTTAACTTAGCTTGTACCCTGTTTTCCTTTGGGGGATTTAGTTCTTGAGATAAGCCCCGAAATGGGGACTCCCCCCCTCCCTTCGGCTGCCCAGATTGGCGTTGAGCTTGTAAAAGCCCTAATGCTTGGTTCCCCCAAGGGGTTGGGAAGTCTTCCTGTAATAATGATGGTGGCGTGTGGTAGGTCTGCGCCGTTGGAGTTGCTGACTGGACTCGTACTTTAGGTTCAGATTGTTGTCTATCCCTCATGATTCCCCTCTCCCGATTCAATCGGTCCCTTGTTGTTCAACCAAGCTCTTAGCTCCCTAAGCGGGAATCCTCCCGTGATTCCCCTTCTATGTCTATTCTCTAGGATTTAGGTGCCTTTAACCCTAAAATTGGTGGTGACAAAGCTCCCAGTCCCAGCATATTGAGGAGTGGCATCAGGTACAGGCCCTCCGGGTGTGGGTTGTTGAGCGGGGACAAGGACTTGGAATTTTGCATTAAAGGTCCCTCCCTTCAGTAATACGGGTTTATGATTGGACTTGACGCGGAGTGCTTTTTGATTGGGGGCTAGGGAGGCAATACTGAGGATGCCTACTCCGGGAATGTTGTAAACCGGGGTCATATAGGGACAACCGGGAACAATCACGGTTTTTTCATCTCCATCGATACAGACCAGTTTTTGATTGATTTTCATTTTCCCGGTTCCGCTTAGGTTGCCGGGTCGAACTGTGACAATGGCTGGCCCAAAGGTTGGGTTAAACATCGCTAAATCCCCTGTTGTTAAAATAAAGTCAGACATAAATCTCCCCCAAAATTAAGCGTTTTAATCGATCCAGTCCTCAGTTTGTACGGCGTTTCGCAGCATATAGGGCGTAAGTCGGCCAATAATGGTATTCCCTGCCATGGTGCCATCGGGATGGTGATGACAAATTTCTAGGGCGTGAACTCGTGGACTCAGGGCAAAACTTTCTTCTAATATGACTAAGGAAATCGGTCGCTGATTGAGGTTAAATTTGATCCGAATGGTGACAGTTCCGGTCACGATTTGAGGATTGAGATTAGTTAACACTACATAGAATCCCTGAAGATTGGCTAAAAACTGTCGGTAGGTGACGGTGTGGGTGGCGCGAATCCCTTGGGCGGAAAACTCTAGGTTTGGGGTGTTGGGATAGTATGACCCGGGAAAGGGCGAAAGTTTGGCGGTTTGGGATTGGATGCGCAGGAGCAAAAGATGGTTAATTTTTAGGGCTTCTTCTGGGATGGGATGATCTGGTTCAACCCACACCTCAATCTCTAGTTTTTGTTGTTGGGGAAGCTCGAAAAGACGGAAGCGGTAGATTCGCTCTAACCATTGGGAGTTTGGAATGAGGCGCAGGGTGTCGCCGATGGCTGGTCCGAGGCGGGTGTTGCCAATTTTGTACTCTGTACGGCGAGTATAAACCCGGAGGGTGGGTGTTTGGGGGTCACGGGGCAATTGTAGGGTTGATTGTTGGTCTGAACCGAGGCGGGTGGTTTGTTCTACGGGGTCCCAGAGGGGGCGCGGTTGATAGATCCGCAGTCGGGCATCATGGACTAAACGCAGGGTTTGAGGGCGTTGTGAACCGAGGCGGGTGTTGCCGTCGATGGGCTGGATTTGAGGTTCATGGATTTGCAGGGGGGGGTCATTTTGCAGTTGCAGGGTGCTGGCTGGGTTGCTGTCGAGGCGGGTGTTACCGGACATGGCGGCTAAGTCGTTCCAAGGCCGATAAATCCTCAAGTTTGGCTCTAGGTCAAAGGGTGCGGTTAGGATGAGACAAGAGAAGGGTTGACCATTGAGTGTAAAGTGCAGATGGAGGGTGAGGGTACCCCGGAGATGGCGATCGCCTAAATTCGCTAAAGCCACAAAAAAGCCCCGAGGATTCCCCACCCACTGGTCATAAAATATCCGTTGGCGAACTACAGGCCCCCTCTGGCTACCCTTGGGTTCTAACAGTTTCTCGGTCCCCTGAATGCGAATTAAAATATCTTGCCCCAATTGACTCTCAAACTCTTCGGGATCGAGATGAACCGAGGCCTCAAGTTCTAATCGCTGCTGGGAGGGGTCTTCCCACAGGGTAAAGGGATAACAACAGCCCCACCCCTGACTTAGCTGCATCGTAAGGGTTAAAATCCGCAGCGCGTAAAAGGTATGAGCGGGCTTTTCTTGGTTAATAATCGCCTGGGCTGCTCGGCATTCTCGCCAGTAACGCTCCGGTTGGATCACCTGATGACTGGGTAAGGCTAACTGAACCTGAAAATAATGGGGTTGATCGGGAAATTCAAAAATCGAAATCGTCCGCTCTGGGTAGCTCAACCCAGAATTCTCTAGGTAAATGGTGAGCATTTTTTTCAACCCCGGAACCGTTCCCCGAATCCGGTACAGCGGCACCATTTGGCTGATAAATTGCCGCTTTACAGCTTCGTTCCAATCTTCCTGTAAACTCAGGGCAATCCACCCCGCCAACCACGGCAAAAATTCCGCCGGAGTCTGTTGGGGGTCAAAATAACGATGAATCTCGGAAATCACGGTTTCTACCCCCACGGTCGATTCTGATTCAGCCGTGAGGATGTGGGGTTGAAAAGGGGGAGCTTCTGGGGAGGGAATCCCGCTCAAAATCTGCTCAAAAGCCCCGAGAAACTGACCAATTAAGGGGTCAGTTTGCAGGTAGGCCGGGAGGTATTCTAAATAACTGCTTAATTGGGGTTGGTTTTCCATTGCTCTCTGAACCGTTGTAAGGTTGGCATCTCACCGATCTGAATCCGGACTAATTCATGGTCTTGAATGGACAGACCAATCACTTGATTTTGTTCGTTAAACTGTTGGCGTTCCGGTTCAATATCCGTTAGGGTCAAGTCTTCGACATAATCAACCCCCGGCAGACCATCGAGGAGTTCATAAAGTTGGGAGAAATAAATATCAGCCCCAAAGGGGTAGCCTTGACCTTGCCAAAAGTCTTGGGAGTCTAGGGGGGCAAAGTATTGATGAACCCGCTCTTGGGCAATCTGTCGGACGCGGCGGAAATCGGCACTATCTTCAAGGTAAAGACGGGCGTTGAGGGTGACGTTGACCCAGTGGGGTTCAATAATGTGCAGGTGGGTACTCAGGAGGCGGCGTTGATTCAGGAAGCGTCCTAGGGTGTGCCGTAGGAGTTGGGTGTCAGCTTGGGGATAGCGGGTCAGGACGACTAAGGTAATATGACCCTCAACCACTTGGTTAATCTCGGCATGGTCTAGATCCCGTTGGGGGAGGCAGTGAACCCGGGCAATTTCGGCATCGGTGCCAAAGTCTCGCTGGGCGGTGCGGGTTTTAAGCCAGTCGATGAGGATTAGTTGCTCAAAGTCTTGGGGGGTGACGGCACGGTAGGGGTGACGGAGTTCGGCGAGGGTTTTTTGTATTTCGGCTTGGATGAGGGCGGCTTGAGCGGTGGTGGTCAGGTCTGGGGGCAGGGTCCAGGGTTTGCCTTTCAACAGGGAGAGGAAGACGGCCTGATTGGCGGGGGGGATTTGGTGGAGACGGTAGAGAACCATCTCGGTGAGCCAAGCGAGGAGTTCAATGAGAATGATCCCGGGGTCTGAGGGGTTATGGTCAGTCCACTGGGGGGCTTCGAGGGGAATTCGATTAATGGCTTCGGCTACCAGGTCGTCCCAGGTGCGTTCTTCTAGGGGTGGATTGGGGATGGGCATGGTTTTAGGATTGGGGGTTGGGAGTTGGGAGTTGGGAGTTGGGAGTCGGGTGTCGGGTGTCGGGTGTCGGGTGTCGGGTGTCGGGAATCGGGAATCGGTGTAGGGGCGCAATGCTTGCGCCCTAGGGAGTCGGGAATCGGGAAAAGGCAATAGTCAAGAGTTTTAGCTATTCCCCTGCTCCCCCTCTCCCCCTCTCCCCTATTCCCCATTCCCTGTTCCCCGTTCCCTGTTCCCCGTTCCCTGTTTAAGAATGACTTGGTGGTTTCCCGAGTAGATCAGGGTTTGGGGGTCAATCTGGAGTTCGGTGGGTTGGATCTCTAGGGAGTAGACATAACCCAACTCAGGAATGGCTTCGAGAACGGCGTAGATGTCTGAGGGTTGGGGGCGACGGCCAAACTGCCAGCCCGTCCCGTCTTGACCTCCGGTGAGGGGGTGCAAAAATTCCTCTAGTCTTTGGAGGACGGTGGCTTTAAGGGCTCCGGCTTGGGCGAGGTTTTGGGGGACAA contains the following coding sequences:
- a CDS encoding DUF4157 domain-containing protein, encoding MRDRQQSEPKVRVQSATPTAQTYHTPPSLLQEDFPTPWGNQALGLLQAQRQSGQPKGGGESPFRGLSQELNPPKENRVQAKLTITPAGVSVAFQRNRHEQEADRMAAQVMQKIHHKTIPTPNPSQTIQAKPILPQITPTSSPLGTTVTPQVETAIRQQRGQGQPLPSDIREPLEEAFQTDFRRVRIHTDEESHQLNHSIHALAFTTGQDIFFQRGKYQPHSLQGQELLAHELTHVVQQNSRARTIQRKGDGSLHTLEQVPAILSSLVEEVSQEISSFSATWLESTPTEIELFPWLKVTQPKLKLDQQGKNYGLDIQGRVELNLGSDLATIKPEGTFKINYQSQTKKWDYKTENIGVEVQISDILQFNATNLQYDPTQKSIIIGQAGLKIPDLNNVEATVSQAQINQEGLNWKEVQLKAPDLTLGNYVSLTNAQATIAGASEKYKSKFEGDFGIDLGSPDLLALKGKGHLTVTYEEGKWGCEQKDVGIEGTIANLLNFSASNIQYDHSSKTVTIEKAEISVPDLNNVTASVSEAKIDPSGLNWKEVQLKAPKLALGNYVSLTNAQANIAGASEKYKSKFEGDFGIDLGSPDLLALNGKGHLTVTYEEGKWGCEQKDVGIEGEIAKLLTFKASNIQYDHSSKTVTIEKAGISVPDLNNVTASVSEAKIDPSGLNWKEVQLKAPKLALGNYVSLTNAQATIAGASEKYKSKFEGDFGIDLGSPDLLALNGKGHLTVTYEEGKWGCEQKDVGIEGEIAKLLTFKASNIKYDHSSKTVTIEKAGISVPDLNNVTASVSEAKIDPSGLNWKEVQLKAPKLALGNYVSLTNAQATIAGASEKYKSKFEGDFGIYLGFTRPPSLEREGSSDRDL
- a CDS encoding phage tail protein; translation: MENQPQLSSYLEYLPAYLQTDPLIGQFLGAFEQILSGIPSPEAPPFQPHILTAESESTVGVETVISEIHRYFDPQQTPAEFLPWLAGWIALSLQEDWNEAVKRQFISQMVPLYRIRGTVPGLKKMLTIYLENSGLSYPERTISIFEFPDQPHYFQVQLALPSHQVIQPERYWRECRAAQAIINQEKPAHTFYALRILTLTMQLSQGWGCCYPFTLWEDPSQQRLELEASVHLDPEEFESQLGQDILIRIQGTEKLLEPKGSQRGPVVRQRIFYDQWVGNPRGFFVALANLGDRHLRGTLTLHLHFTLNGQPFSCLILTAPFDLEPNLRIYRPWNDLAAMSGNTRLDSNPASTLQLQNDPPLQIHEPQIQPIDGNTRLGSQRPQTLRLVHDARLRIYQPRPLWDPVEQTTRLGSDQQSTLQLPRDPQTPTLRVYTRRTEYKIGNTRLGPAIGDTLRLIPNSQWLERIYRFRLFELPQQQKLEIEVWVEPDHPIPEEALKINHLLLLRIQSQTAKLSPFPGSYYPNTPNLEFSAQGIRATHTVTYRQFLANLQGFYVVLTNLNPQIVTGTVTIRIKFNLNQRPISLVILEESFALSPRVHALEICHHHPDGTMAGNTIIGRLTPYMLRNAVQTEDWID